Proteins from a single region of Humidesulfovibrio mexicanus:
- a CDS encoding 30S ribosomal protein S1: protein MEKNKKVAEQEMDLNFEAALENYLKEDFGDLDEGTIVPGTVVKIGKDHVLVDVNFKSEGQIPVTEFLDPEGNLTVAVGDKVDVFVSNKDENEGTIHLSRDKAKRMQLFDRLEDSQENNGTVTGRIVRRIKGGYTVDLGGVEAFLPGSHVDLRPVPDMDALVGQDFDFKILKINRRRSNVIVSRRVLLEELRSEQRGALLETLAEGQVVKGKVKNITEYGVFIDLGGLDGLLHITDMSWKRIRHPKEMVQLGDELDLKVLHFDREGQKVSLGLKQLVADPWENIAAKYPQGSRFQGKVTNLADYGAFVELEPGVEGLVHISEMSWTRKLRHPSQMVRAGDEVEVIVLGVDPDKKRISLGMKQIKPNPWDVVAEKYPEGTILEGAIKNITEFGVFIGIEEGIDGLIHVSDISWTKKIRHPSEVFKIGDIVQAKVLTVDKENEKFTLGIKQLSEDPWINVPGKYPVGTLITGLVTNITDFGLFVEVEEGIEGLVHVSEISRKKIKSPSELFKEGVSIEAKVIHVSADERRLGLSIKQIKEEEERKKPKEFRTAGPETGSNLGDLLRAKIEDAANGEESGN from the coding sequence ATGGAAAAAAACAAGAAAGTCGCTGAACAGGAAATGGACCTCAACTTCGAGGCCGCCCTTGAGAACTACCTCAAGGAAGACTTTGGTGATCTCGACGAAGGCACCATTGTCCCCGGCACCGTGGTCAAGATCGGCAAGGACCATGTGCTGGTCGACGTGAACTTCAAGTCCGAGGGCCAGATTCCGGTTACGGAATTCCTCGATCCCGAGGGCAATCTCACCGTGGCCGTGGGCGACAAGGTGGACGTGTTCGTGTCCAACAAGGACGAGAACGAGGGCACCATCCACCTCTCGCGCGACAAAGCCAAGCGGATGCAGCTCTTCGACCGCCTCGAAGATTCCCAAGAAAACAACGGCACCGTCACCGGCCGCATCGTCCGCCGCATCAAGGGCGGTTACACCGTCGATCTGGGCGGCGTGGAGGCCTTCCTCCCCGGCTCCCACGTGGACCTGCGCCCCGTGCCCGACATGGACGCCCTGGTTGGCCAGGACTTCGACTTCAAGATCCTCAAGATCAACCGCCGCCGCAGCAATGTCATCGTGAGCCGCCGCGTGCTGCTTGAGGAGCTGCGCAGCGAACAGCGCGGCGCCCTGCTGGAGACCCTGGCCGAGGGCCAGGTGGTCAAGGGCAAGGTCAAGAACATCACCGAATACGGCGTGTTCATCGACCTGGGCGGCCTGGACGGCCTGTTGCACATCACCGACATGAGCTGGAAGCGCATCCGCCACCCGAAGGAAATGGTCCAGCTGGGCGACGAGCTGGATCTGAAGGTCCTGCACTTCGACCGCGAGGGCCAGAAGGTCTCCCTGGGCCTGAAGCAGCTTGTGGCCGACCCGTGGGAGAACATCGCCGCCAAGTACCCGCAGGGCTCCCGCTTCCAGGGCAAGGTCACCAACCTGGCCGACTACGGCGCCTTTGTGGAGCTTGAGCCCGGCGTCGAAGGCCTGGTGCACATCTCCGAGATGAGCTGGACCCGCAAGCTCCGCCACCCCTCGCAGATGGTGCGCGCCGGAGACGAGGTCGAAGTCATCGTGCTCGGCGTCGATCCCGACAAGAAGCGCATCAGCCTGGGCATGAAGCAGATCAAGCCCAATCCCTGGGACGTGGTGGCCGAGAAGTACCCTGAGGGCACCATCCTTGAGGGCGCCATCAAGAACATCACCGAGTTCGGCGTGTTCATCGGCATCGAGGAAGGCATCGACGGCCTCATCCACGTGTCCGACATCAGCTGGACCAAGAAGATCCGCCATCCGAGCGAGGTCTTCAAGATCGGCGACATCGTGCAGGCCAAGGTGCTCACCGTGGACAAGGAGAACGAGAAGTTCACCCTGGGCATCAAGCAGCTCTCCGAGGATCCCTGGATCAACGTGCCCGGAAAGTACCCCGTGGGCACGCTGATCACCGGCCTGGTGACCAACATCACCGACTTCGGCCTCTTCGTCGAGGTCGAGGAAGGCATCGAGGGTCTCGTGCACGTCTCCGAAATCAGCCGCAAGAAGATCAAGAGCCCCAGCGAGCTGTTCAAGGAAGGTGTCAGCATCGAGGCCAAGGTCATCCACGTGAGCGCCGACGAACGCCGCCTGGGCCTGTCCATCAAGCAGATCAAGGAAGAAGAGGAGCGCAAGAAGCCCAAGGAATTCCGCACCGCCGGCCCCGAGACCGGCAGCAACCTGGGCGACCTGCTCCGCGCCAAGATCGAGGACGCCGCCAATGGCGAGGAATCCGGAAACTAG
- a CDS encoding YchJ family protein gives MSKCHCGNDLPFKQCCQPIIAGQPAPTAEALMRARYSAYVVGDIDFLTTSLAPEERHDFEPEQAKAWSENSKWIGLTIHAVKGGGPDDQVGLVDFTASYEYQGARQDHRELASFKRIDGVWHYTDGRMRTHDPITRGPKTGRNDPCPCGSGKKFKKCCGKAQ, from the coding sequence ATGTCCAAATGCCACTGCGGCAACGACCTGCCTTTCAAGCAGTGCTGCCAGCCCATCATCGCCGGCCAGCCCGCCCCCACCGCCGAGGCCCTCATGCGCGCGCGCTACAGCGCCTACGTCGTGGGAGACATCGATTTCCTCACCACCTCCCTCGCCCCGGAGGAACGCCACGATTTTGAGCCTGAACAGGCCAAGGCCTGGAGCGAGAATTCCAAATGGATTGGGCTGACCATCCACGCCGTCAAGGGCGGCGGCCCGGACGACCAGGTCGGCCTCGTGGACTTCACCGCCAGCTACGAGTACCAGGGCGCCCGCCAGGACCACCGCGAACTGGCCAGCTTCAAGCGCATCGACGGCGTGTGGCACTACACCGACGGCCGGATGCGCACCCACGATCCCATCACGCGCGGTCCCAAGACCGGCCGCAACGATCCCTGCCCCTGCGGCAGCGGCAAAAAGTTCAAGAAGTGCTGCGGCAAGGCCCAATAG
- a CDS encoding BON domain-containing protein, protein MFKTGVLFCALLLAPAAALAFPTPWGAIYGAARDERSLLDMAKDKAAATEIKAKIMDRDRMKGLAVKVYCFVGHAILLGQVDDAEFQEFALAIARQADHVKSVEAHWEPPTDENTLAQDLEIVARLRTALVADETLSSTQIEFEVFAGKVYLLGMVRSQQDADRAIAQASVVPGVLNVVSLLIPGAGR, encoded by the coding sequence ATGTTCAAGACCGGAGTGCTGTTCTGTGCCCTGCTCCTTGCGCCCGCCGCCGCGCTGGCCTTCCCGACGCCCTGGGGCGCCATCTACGGCGCGGCTCGCGACGAGCGCAGCCTGCTGGACATGGCCAAGGACAAGGCCGCGGCCACCGAAATCAAGGCCAAGATCATGGACCGGGACCGCATGAAGGGGCTGGCGGTGAAGGTGTACTGCTTCGTTGGACACGCCATCCTGCTGGGCCAGGTGGACGATGCGGAGTTCCAGGAGTTCGCGCTGGCCATTGCGCGGCAGGCCGACCACGTGAAGAGCGTGGAGGCCCACTGGGAGCCGCCCACGGACGAGAACACCCTGGCGCAAGACCTTGAAATTGTGGCGCGGCTGCGCACGGCCCTGGTGGCGGACGAGACCCTCAGCTCCACGCAGATCGAGTTCGAGGTGTTTGCGGGCAAGGTGTATTTGCTGGGCATGGTGCGCAGCCAGCAGGACGCGGATCGCGCCATTGCCCAGGCCAGCGTGGTGCCGGGGGTGCTGAACGTGGTGTCCCTGCTGATCCCAGGCGCTGGCCGCTAG